One region of Streptomyces sp. CG4 genomic DNA includes:
- a CDS encoding UPF0182 family protein, which translates to MPDRGGGPTGPRIRAGRPSRRVRTLLMTLGVLAVLGMAFTMFAGFWTDWLWYRSVHYSSVFTTMLWTKIGLFFVFGLLMAVAVGVNIWLAHRLRPPLSAMSMEQQSLDRYRMGIAPYKKWLLLAVTALVGLLAGASAAGQWRTWLMWVNGVPFHQKDPQFHLDVAFYAFDLPWYRFLLGFGFATAILCLIAAALTHYLYGGLRVTSPGARATAAATGHLSVLLGIFVALKAVAYWLDRYGLAVKSSDFKATGEWTGLRYVDANAYLPAKTILFCIAVICALLFFATLWRRTWQLPVIGFGLMVLSAILIGGLYPAIVQKFQVQPNEQAKEAPYVQKNLRATREAYGIDDAKVTEYSGQSTTKDKTKLRDDANDAASIRIMDPNIVSPTFQQLQQMKNYYGFPTNLDVDRYRSKDGKDQDTVIGLRELNLDGIPKNNWINDHFRYTHGYGVVAAKGTEADSQGQPVFTEYDMPSTGDLGAYRQAIYYGEKTTTYSIVGGPQKEIDYSDNNGEKTTSYPGKSGVNLDNPINRAAYAVVFNEPQILYSGAIGKGSRILYNRTPKERVEAVAPWLTIDGDAYPAVVNGRIQWIVDAYTTSNGYPYSSRTTLGDTTADSLTATNNNRTVVAQQNQVNYIRNSVKATVDAYTGEVKLYQWDTRDPVLKTWMKAFPGTVQPRSAISPELMAHLRFPQDLFKVQRELLTRYHVTDAQTFLTGSEVWQVPDDPTNKSGNAVPPYYLSMKMPDQSRQAFSLSTTFTPNGRDNLSAFMTIDAEAGSSDYGKIRILKLPTSTTVDGPKQVQSQFNSEQDIAAAIKLLKGGDSDIEYGNLLTVPLDNGLLYVEPVYVRGGGLKYPLLRKVLVTYEGKTAFENTLGEALDKVFGTTGSTTTPPDTGTTHPPTSTNPTVQQALDDAQKAYDAGQKALQAPNGPDWTAYDKAQKDLKAALKRAQDAEAAAGRNGGGKKG; encoded by the coding sequence ATGCCGGACCGCGGCGGAGGCCCGACGGGGCCGCGGATCAGAGCGGGCCGCCCGTCCCGGCGGGTCCGGACCCTGCTCATGACACTGGGCGTCCTGGCCGTCCTCGGCATGGCGTTCACCATGTTCGCGGGCTTCTGGACGGACTGGCTGTGGTACCGGTCGGTGCACTACTCGTCGGTGTTCACGACCATGCTGTGGACCAAGATCGGCCTCTTCTTCGTCTTCGGCCTGCTGATGGCGGTCGCGGTGGGGGTCAACATCTGGCTGGCGCACCGGCTGCGGCCCCCGCTGAGCGCCATGTCCATGGAGCAGCAGAGCCTCGACCGCTACCGGATGGGCATCGCGCCGTACAAGAAGTGGCTGCTGCTCGCCGTCACCGCGCTCGTCGGGCTGCTCGCCGGCGCCTCGGCGGCCGGCCAGTGGCGGACCTGGCTGATGTGGGTCAACGGCGTGCCCTTCCACCAGAAGGACCCCCAGTTCCACCTCGACGTCGCCTTCTACGCCTTCGACCTGCCCTGGTACCGCTTTCTGCTCGGCTTCGGCTTCGCCACCGCCATCCTGTGCCTGATCGCCGCCGCGCTCACGCACTATCTCTACGGCGGGCTGCGCGTCACCAGCCCCGGCGCCCGGGCCACCGCCGCGGCGACCGGGCATCTGTCGGTGCTGCTCGGCATCTTCGTCGCCCTGAAGGCGGTCGCCTACTGGCTCGACCGGTACGGCCTGGCCGTCAAGTCCAGCGACTTCAAGGCGACCGGCGAATGGACCGGCCTGCGCTACGTCGACGCCAACGCCTATCTGCCGGCGAAGACGATCCTGTTCTGCATCGCCGTCATCTGCGCGCTGCTCTTCTTCGCCACGCTGTGGCGGCGCACCTGGCAGCTGCCGGTCATCGGCTTCGGCCTGATGGTCCTCTCGGCGATCCTGATCGGCGGGCTGTACCCGGCGATCGTGCAGAAGTTCCAGGTCCAGCCCAACGAGCAGGCCAAGGAAGCGCCGTACGTCCAGAAGAACCTCAGGGCGACCCGTGAGGCGTACGGCATCGACGACGCCAAGGTCACCGAGTACTCCGGTCAGTCCACGACGAAGGACAAGACCAAGCTGCGCGACGACGCGAACGACGCGGCGAGCATCCGGATCATGGACCCGAACATCGTCTCGCCGACGTTCCAGCAGCTGCAGCAGATGAAGAACTACTACGGCTTCCCGACCAACCTGGACGTCGACCGGTACCGCTCCAAGGACGGCAAGGACCAGGACACGGTCATCGGCCTGCGCGAGCTGAACCTGGACGGCATCCCGAAGAACAACTGGATCAACGACCACTTCCGCTACACCCACGGCTACGGCGTGGTCGCCGCCAAGGGCACCGAGGCCGACTCCCAGGGCCAGCCCGTCTTCACCGAGTACGACATGCCGTCCACGGGCGACCTCGGCGCCTACCGGCAGGCGATCTACTACGGCGAGAAGACGACCACGTACTCGATCGTCGGCGGTCCCCAGAAAGAGATCGACTACTCCGACAACAACGGCGAGAAGACCACCAGCTACCCCGGCAAGAGCGGGGTCAACCTCGACAACCCGATCAACCGGGCCGCGTACGCGGTGGTCTTCAACGAGCCGCAGATCCTCTACTCGGGCGCGATCGGCAAGGGCTCGCGGATCCTGTACAACCGCACGCCCAAGGAGCGCGTCGAGGCGGTCGCCCCCTGGCTGACCATCGACGGCGACGCCTACCCGGCGGTCGTGAACGGCCGCATCCAGTGGATCGTCGACGCCTACACGACGTCGAACGGCTACCCGTACTCCTCCCGCACGACCCTCGGGGACACGACGGCCGACTCGCTGACCGCCACCAACAACAACCGCACCGTGGTGGCTCAGCAGAACCAGGTCAACTACATCCGCAACTCGGTCAAGGCGACCGTCGACGCGTACACCGGCGAGGTCAAGCTGTACCAGTGGGACACCAGGGACCCGGTACTGAAGACCTGGATGAAGGCGTTCCCGGGCACGGTGCAGCCGAGGAGTGCCATCTCCCCGGAGCTGATGGCCCACCTGCGCTTTCCACAGGACCTGTTCAAGGTCCAGCGCGAGCTGCTCACCCGCTACCACGTGACGGACGCGCAGACGTTCCTCACCGGCAGCGAGGTGTGGCAGGTGCCGGACGACCCGACGAACAAGTCGGGCAATGCGGTGCCGCCGTACTACCTGAGCATGAAGATGCCCGACCAGAGCCGGCAGGCGTTCTCGCTGTCGACGACGTTCACGCCCAACGGCCGGGACAACCTGAGCGCGTTCATGACGATCGACGCCGAGGCCGGCAGCAGCGACTACGGCAAGATCAGAATCCTGAAACTGCCGACCAGTACGACGGTCGACGGGCCGAAACAGGTGCAGAGCCAGTTCAACTCCGAACAGGACATCGCCGCCGCGATCAAGCTCCTCAAGGGCGGCGACTCCGATATCGAGTACGGCAACCTGCTGACCGTGCCACTGGACAATGGACTGCTCTATGTGGAGCCGGTGTACGTGCGCGGTGGCGGGCTGAAGTACCCGCTGCTGCGCAAGGTGTTGGTCACCTATGAGGGCAAGACGGCGTTCGAGAACACGCTCGGCGAGGCCCTGGACAAGGTCTTCGGCACGACGGGTTCGACCACCACACCCCCGGACACCGGCACCACCCATCCGCCCACGTCCACCAACCCGACCGTCCAACAGGCCCTGGACGACGCCCAGAAGGCGTACGACGCCGGCCAGAAGGCCCTGCAGGCGCCGAACGGGCCGGACTGGACCGCCTACGACAAGGCCCAGAAGGACCTGAAGGCCGCGCTGAAGCGGGCCCAGGACGCGGAGGCCGCCGCCGGCAGAAACGGGGGCGGGAAGAAGGGCTGA
- a CDS encoding Fur family transcriptional regulator, whose protein sequence is MSDLLERLRGRGWRMTAQRRVVAEVLEGEHVHLTADEVHARAVAKLPEISRATVYNTLGELVSLGEVLEVATDKRAKRYDPNAHRPHHHLVCARCGAIRDVHPTGNPLADLPDTERFGFTVSDVEVTYRGLCPDCAGA, encoded by the coding sequence ATGAGCGACCTTCTGGAACGGCTGCGTGGACGCGGATGGCGGATGACCGCGCAGCGGCGCGTCGTGGCCGAGGTCCTCGAAGGCGAGCACGTCCATCTGACGGCCGACGAGGTCCACGCACGGGCTGTCGCGAAGCTGCCGGAGATCTCCCGGGCGACGGTCTACAACACGCTGGGTGAGCTGGTCTCGCTCGGCGAGGTCCTGGAAGTCGCCACGGACAAACGCGCCAAGCGCTACGACCCGAACGCGCACCGGCCGCACCACCACCTGGTCTGCGCCCGCTGCGGCGCGATCCGCGACGTCCACCCGACGGGCAACCCGCTCGCCGACCTCCCCGACACGGAGCGCTTCGGCTTCACGGTGTCGGACGTCGAGGTCACGTACCGGGGGCTGTGTCCGGACTGCGCAGGCGCGTGA
- a CDS encoding tetratricopeptide repeat protein — protein sequence MDVMGDKATLFESGRFVQPSVEEPTRDELSDMADAAEEVRLALAAQNGDAEAASVLGAVLLRRGDLDGAEPHLRAATAAGDRAAANNLGVLLHQRGYPEEAAGWWRIAAVAGSAAAAHALGRYHRERGDEPAAEYWLRQSAEQGHVLGAYALADLLEHRGDVGAEHWMRAAAERGHREAAYRLARALDRPAGPEDENGADNAVAEAEQWYRQAAARGHRRAALHLGAILEKRGELKEAGRWYLTSAKDGEARAACALGFLLRDAGDTESAAVWWLRAAQHGDGNAANALGALHAERGETQTAERWYRAALDAGDDNGAYNLGLLCAEQGRTAQAEQWYRRAAYAGHREAANALAILLLQGSDTTGAEPWFSKAAEAGSVDAAFNLGILYAGRGTEQGAEMALRWYERAAAAGHTEAALQVGIARLRDGDEPEAERHLRCAAGGGSAEAAYRLATLLDARRPPEPAHELGEIVHEKTECEEWYERAATQGHRRAQVRVGMLAAARGDVVEAARWYRAAAEAGSRNGAFNLGLLLAREGSEPEAAVWWTRAADAGHGRAALRLALVYARRGELAEGQRWADRAVALGPAEVSERAGRLRDALREELSA from the coding sequence ATGGACGTTATGGGGGACAAGGCAACTCTGTTCGAGTCAGGGCGATTTGTGCAGCCTTCCGTTGAGGAGCCGACCCGCGACGAGTTGAGTGACATGGCGGACGCCGCCGAAGAGGTGCGCCTCGCGCTCGCCGCGCAGAACGGCGACGCCGAGGCGGCGAGCGTCCTCGGCGCGGTGCTGCTGCGGCGTGGCGACCTCGACGGAGCCGAACCCCATCTGCGGGCCGCCACCGCGGCCGGTGACCGGGCCGCAGCCAACAACCTCGGTGTCCTTCTGCACCAGCGCGGCTACCCCGAGGAGGCCGCCGGCTGGTGGCGCATCGCCGCCGTCGCCGGCTCGGCCGCCGCCGCGCACGCACTGGGCCGCTACCACCGCGAGCGCGGGGACGAGCCCGCCGCCGAGTACTGGCTGCGCCAGTCCGCCGAGCAGGGCCATGTCCTCGGCGCCTACGCGCTCGCCGATCTGCTGGAGCACCGCGGGGACGTCGGCGCCGAACACTGGATGCGTGCGGCGGCCGAGCGCGGCCACCGGGAGGCGGCGTACCGGCTGGCGCGCGCGCTCGACCGTCCGGCCGGACCCGAGGACGAGAACGGGGCTGACAACGCTGTCGCCGAGGCCGAGCAGTGGTATCGGCAGGCCGCCGCGCGCGGCCACCGGCGCGCCGCGCTGCACCTCGGGGCGATCCTGGAGAAGCGGGGCGAGCTGAAGGAGGCCGGGCGCTGGTACCTGACCTCGGCCAAGGACGGCGAGGCCCGGGCCGCCTGCGCGCTGGGCTTTCTGCTGCGCGACGCCGGGGACACCGAGAGCGCGGCCGTGTGGTGGCTGCGCGCCGCCCAGCACGGCGACGGCAACGCGGCCAACGCGCTCGGCGCGCTGCACGCGGAGCGCGGTGAGACCCAGACCGCCGAGCGCTGGTACCGGGCGGCGCTGGACGCCGGCGACGACAACGGCGCGTACAACCTCGGGCTGCTCTGCGCCGAGCAGGGGCGCACCGCGCAGGCCGAGCAGTGGTACCGGCGCGCGGCCTACGCCGGGCACCGGGAGGCCGCCAACGCGCTCGCCATCCTGCTGCTCCAGGGCAGCGACACCACCGGCGCCGAGCCGTGGTTCTCCAAGGCCGCCGAGGCCGGCAGCGTGGACGCCGCGTTCAACCTCGGGATCCTCTACGCCGGACGGGGCACGGAGCAGGGCGCGGAGATGGCGCTGCGCTGGTACGAGCGGGCGGCCGCCGCCGGGCACACCGAGGCCGCGCTCCAGGTCGGGATCGCCCGGCTGCGCGACGGTGACGAGCCGGAGGCCGAGCGGCATCTGCGGTGCGCGGCGGGCGGCGGCAGCGCGGAGGCGGCGTACCGGCTGGCCACCCTGCTCGATGCGCGCCGGCCGCCGGAGCCGGCGCATGAGCTGGGCGAGATCGTGCACGAGAAGACCGAGTGCGAGGAGTGGTACGAGCGCGCGGCCACGCAGGGGCACCGGCGGGCGCAGGTGCGGGTCGGCATGCTCGCGGCGGCGCGCGGGGACGTGGTCGAGGCGGCGCGTTGGTACCGGGCGGCGGCGGAGGCCGGGTCGCGCAACGGCGCCTTCAATCTCGGGCTGCTGCTGGCGCGGGAGGGGAGCGAGCCGGAGGCGGCGGTGTGGTGGACGCGGGCCGCGGATGCCGGGCACGGGCGGGCGGCGCTGCGGCTGGCGCTGGTCTACGCGCGTCGGGGAGAGCTGGCGGAGGGGCAGCGCTGGGCGGACCGGGCGGTCGCGCTGGGACCGGCGGAGGTGTCGGAGCGGGCGGGACGGCTCAGGGACGCGCTGCGAGAGGAACTCTCGGCGTGA
- a CDS encoding catalase — protein sequence MTQEAHVTQGPLTTEAGAPVADNQNSETAGVGGPVLVQDQLLLEKLAHFNRERIPERVVHARGAGAYGTFTVTADVTPYTRAAFLSGVGKETEVFLRFSTVAGNLGAADAVRDPRGFALKFYTEEGNYDLVGNNTPVFFIRDAIKFPDFIHTQKRDPYSGSQEADNVWDFWGLSPESTHQVTWLFGDRGIPASYRHMNGYGSHTYQWNNAAGEVFWVKYHFKTDQGIKNLTQAEANRIAGEDPDSHQRDLRQAIERGQFPSWTVQVQIMPAADAAAYRFNPFDLTKVWPHEDYPPLEIGRLELNRNPRNIFAEVEQSIFSPAHFVPGIGPSPDKMLQGRLFAYGDAHRYRVGINADHLPVNRPHATEARTNARDGFLYDGRHGGAKNYEPNSFGGPQQTGRVLWQAASADGATGNHPTPAHTEDDDFVQAGNLYRLMSEEERERLVAGLAGAIAPVSREDIAERAIGNFRKADADFGKRLEAAVQALRG from the coding sequence ATGACGCAGGAGGCGCACGTGACGCAGGGACCGCTCACCACGGAGGCCGGTGCCCCGGTCGCCGACAACCAGAACAGCGAGACGGCGGGCGTCGGTGGGCCGGTCCTCGTCCAGGACCAGCTGCTGCTGGAGAAGCTCGCCCACTTCAACCGGGAGCGCATTCCGGAGCGGGTCGTGCACGCGCGGGGTGCGGGCGCCTACGGCACCTTCACGGTGACCGCCGATGTCACGCCGTACACGCGTGCCGCCTTCCTCTCCGGGGTCGGCAAGGAGACCGAGGTCTTCCTGCGCTTCTCGACCGTGGCCGGCAACCTCGGCGCGGCGGACGCGGTCCGTGATCCGCGGGGCTTCGCGCTGAAGTTCTACACCGAGGAGGGCAACTACGACCTCGTCGGCAACAACACGCCGGTGTTCTTCATCCGGGACGCGATCAAGTTCCCGGACTTCATCCACACGCAGAAGCGCGACCCGTACAGCGGCAGCCAGGAAGCGGACAACGTGTGGGACTTCTGGGGGCTCAGCCCCGAGTCGACCCACCAGGTGACCTGGCTCTTCGGCGACCGCGGCATCCCCGCGTCGTACCGGCACATGAACGGCTACGGCTCGCACACCTACCAGTGGAACAACGCGGCCGGCGAGGTGTTCTGGGTCAAGTACCACTTCAAGACCGACCAGGGGATCAAGAACCTCACCCAGGCCGAGGCCAACCGGATCGCCGGTGAGGATCCCGACTCCCACCAGCGGGATCTGCGGCAGGCCATCGAGCGCGGCCAGTTCCCGAGCTGGACCGTGCAGGTGCAGATCATGCCGGCGGCGGACGCGGCGGCGTACCGCTTCAACCCGTTCGACCTCACCAAGGTGTGGCCGCACGAGGACTACCCGCCCCTCGAGATCGGCAGGCTGGAGCTCAACCGCAACCCGCGGAACATCTTCGCCGAGGTCGAGCAGTCGATCTTCTCGCCCGCGCACTTCGTGCCCGGGATCGGCCCCTCGCCCGACAAGATGCTCCAGGGGCGCCTCTTCGCGTATGGCGACGCGCACCGCTACCGCGTCGGCATCAACGCCGACCACCTGCCGGTGAACCGTCCGCACGCCACCGAGGCGCGGACGAACGCCCGGGACGGCTTCCTCTACGACGGCCGGCACGGCGGCGCGAAGAACTACGAGCCGAACAGCTTCGGCGGGCCGCAGCAGACGGGCCGTGTGCTCTGGCAGGCCGCCTCTGCCGATGGCGCCACGGGCAACCACCCCACCCCGGCGCACACCGAGGACGACGACTTCGTGCAGGCGGGCAACCTCTACCGGCTGATGTCGGAGGAGGAGCGGGAGCGGCTGGTCGCGGGTCTCGCGGGTGCGATCGCGCCGGTCTCGCGCGAGGACATCGCCGAGCGGGCGATCGGCAACTTCCGCAAGGCCGACGCCGACTTCGGCAAGCGGCTGGAGGCGGCGGTGCAGGCACTGCGCGGCTGA
- a CDS encoding cyclic nucleotide-binding/CBS domain-containing protein — protein MLVRDAMSTAILTVGPAHTLRQAAALMSARRIGAAVVLDPDAGGVGILTERDILNSIGLGQNPDTERTHAHTTTDVVFAAPTWTLEQAARAMAHGGFRHLVVLDRGEVAGIVSVRDIIRCWAPARQPAPAL, from the coding sequence ATGCTCGTACGTGACGCCATGAGCACGGCGATCCTCACCGTCGGCCCCGCCCACACCCTGCGCCAGGCAGCCGCCCTGATGTCCGCCCGCCGTATCGGCGCCGCCGTCGTCCTCGACCCGGACGCCGGCGGCGTAGGCATCCTCACCGAACGCGACATCCTCAACTCCATCGGCCTGGGCCAGAACCCGGACACGGAACGCACCCACGCCCACACCACCACCGACGTCGTCTTCGCCGCCCCCACCTGGACCCTGGAGCAGGCCGCCCGCGCCATGGCCCACGGCGGCTTCCGGCACCTGGTCGTCCTCGACCGCGGCGAGGTCGCCGGCATCGTCTCGGTCCGCGACATCATCCGCTGCTGGGCCCCGGCCCGCCAACCGGCGCCGGCGCTCTGA
- the hisN gene encoding histidinol-phosphatase, with product MPDYLDDLRLTHVLADAADAATMARFKALDLKVETKPDMTPVSDADKAAEELIRGQLQRARPRDAILGEEYGVEGTGPRRWVIDPIDGTKNYVRGVPVWATLISLMEAGEDGFQPVVGLVSAPALGRRWWAAKGYGAFTGRSLTSATRIHVSGVGKLADASFAYSSLSGWEEQGRLDGFLDLTRQVWRTRAYGDFWPYMMVAEGSVDICAEPELSLWDMAANAIVVTEAGGTFTGIDGRPGPHSGNAAASNGLLHDELLGYLTPRP from the coding sequence ATGCCGGACTACCTCGACGACCTGCGCCTCACCCACGTCCTCGCGGACGCCGCGGACGCCGCCACCATGGCCCGCTTCAAGGCCCTCGACCTGAAGGTCGAGACCAAGCCGGACATGACCCCGGTGAGCGACGCGGACAAGGCGGCGGAAGAACTCATCCGCGGCCAGCTCCAGCGCGCCCGCCCGAGGGACGCGATCCTCGGCGAGGAGTACGGAGTCGAGGGCACCGGCCCCCGCCGCTGGGTGATCGACCCCATCGACGGCACCAAGAACTACGTCCGCGGCGTCCCCGTCTGGGCGACGCTCATCTCCCTGATGGAGGCGGGCGAGGACGGCTTCCAGCCCGTCGTGGGCCTCGTCTCCGCCCCCGCCCTCGGCCGCCGCTGGTGGGCCGCGAAGGGGTACGGCGCCTTCACCGGCCGCAGCCTGACCTCCGCGACCCGCATCCACGTCTCCGGCGTCGGCAAGCTCGCGGACGCCTCCTTCGCGTACTCCTCCCTCTCCGGCTGGGAGGAGCAGGGCCGCCTCGACGGCTTCCTCGACCTCACCCGCCAGGTGTGGCGCACGCGCGCGTACGGCGACTTCTGGCCGTACATGATGGTCGCCGAGGGATCCGTGGACATCTGCGCGGAGCCGGAGCTGTCGCTCTGGGACATGGCGGCCAACGCGATCGTCGTCACGGAGGCGGGCGGCACCTTCACCGGCATCGACGGCCGCCCGGGCCCGCACAGCGGCAACGCGGCGGCGTCCAACGGCCTGCTGCACGACGAGCTGCTGGGGTATCTCACCCCGCGCCCGTGA